One genomic window of Mesoplodon densirostris isolate mMesDen1 chromosome 14, mMesDen1 primary haplotype, whole genome shotgun sequence includes the following:
- the LOC132501589 gene encoding phosphoacetylglucosamine mutase-like: protein MDLDAVTKQSALHAKPDGLTLQYGTAGFQTKAEHLDHVMFRMGLLAVLRSKQTKSTIGVMVTASHNPEEDNGVKLVDPLGEMLAPSWEGHATCLANAEEQDLLRVLVDISEKAAVNLHQDAFVVIGRDTRPSSEKLSQSVIDGVTVLGGQFHDYGLLTTLQLHYMVYCRNTSGRYGKATIEGYYQKLSTAFVELTKQAFCSGDDQRTLKVDCANGIGALKLREMKHYFSQGLSVQLFNDGTKGKLNHLCGADFVKSHQKPPQGIEMKSNERCCSFDGDADRIIYYYHDADGQFRLVDGDKVAALISSFLKEPLLEIGDSLSLGVVQTAYANGSSTRYLEEVMKVPVYCTKTGVKHLHHKAQEFDIGVYFEANGHGTVLFSKAAKMKIKQLAKELEEDKKRKAAKMLENVIDLFNQATGDAISDMLVIEAILALKGLTVQQWDALYTDLPNRQLKVKVADRQVISTTDAERQAVKPPGLQEAINELVKKYRLSRAFVRPSGTEDIVRVYAEADSQENADSLAYEVSLAVFQLAGGVGERPQPGF, encoded by the coding sequence ATGGATTTAGATGCTGTTACAAAGCAGTCAGCATTACATGCCAAGCCTGATGGACTCACTCTTCAATATGGGACTGCTGGATTTCAAACGaaagcagaacatcttgatcatGTCATGTTTCGAATGGGATTATTAGCTGTCCTGAGGTCAAAACAGACCAAATCCACTATAGGAGTCATGGTAACAGCATCACACAATCCTGAGGAGGACAATGGTGTAAAATTGGTTGATCCTTTGGGTGAAATGTTGGCACCGTCCTGGGAGGGGCATGCCACCTGTTTGGCAAACGCCGAGGAACAAGATTTGCTGAGAGTGTTGGTGGACATCAGCGAGAAAGCAGCTGTGAATCTGCACCAAGATGCCTTCGTGGTGATCGGTAGAGATACCAGGCCCAGCAGTGAGAAACTTTCACAGTCTGTAATAGACGGTGTGACTGTTTTAGGAGGTCAATTCCATGATTATGGCTTGTTGACGACACTCCAGCTGCACTACATGGTGTACTGTCGAAATACCAGTGGCCGGTATGGAAAGGCAACCATAGAAGGTTACTACCAGAAACTCTCTACAGCCTTCGTGGAACTTACCAAACAGGCCTTCTGCAGTGGAGATGACCAAAGAACACTTAAGGTTGACTGTGCGAATGGCATAGGGGCCCTGAAGCTGAGAGAAATGAAACACTACTTCTCCCAGGGGCTGTCGGTTCAGCTGTTTAACGATGGGACCAAAGGGAAGCTCAATCATTTATGTGGGGCTGACTTTGTGAAAAGTCATCAGAAACCTCCTCAGGGAATCGAAATGAAGTCCAATGAAAGGTGCTGTTCCTTCGACGGAGACGCGGACAGAATAATATACTACTACCATGACGCAGATGGTCAGTTCCGTCTCGTGGACGGAGACAAGGTAGCAGCACTCATTAGCAGTTTCCTTAAGGAACCCCTGTTGGAGATTGGAGACAGTTTGAGTCTTGGTGTCGTACAAACTGCATATGCCAATGGAAGTTCAACACGGTACCTGGAAGAAGTTATGAAGGTACCTGTCTATTGTACTAAAACTGGTGTAAAACATCTGCATCACAAGGCTCAGGAGTTTGACATTGGAGTTTATTTTGAAGCAAACGGGCATGGCACAGTACTGTTTAGTAAAGCtgctaaaatgaagataaaacaactagcaaaagaattagaagaagataagaaaaggaaagctGCTAAGATGCTTGAAAATGTGATTGACTTGTTTAACCAGGCAACTGGTGATGCTATTTCTGACATGCTGGTGATTGAGGCAATCTTGGCTCTGAAGGGCTTGACGGTACAGCAGTGGGACGCCCTCTATACAGATCTTCCAAACAGACAGCTCAAAGTTAAGGTTGCAGACAGGCAAGTTATTAGCACCACAGATGCTGAAAGACAAGCAGTTAAACCTCCAGGACTCCAGGAGGCCATCAATGAGCTGGTGAAGAAGTACAGGCTTTCTCGCGCTTTTGTCCGGCCCTCTGGTACAGAAGACATAGTCCGAGTCTATGCAGAAGCGGACTCGCAGGAAAATGCGGACAGCCTTGCATATGAAGTGAGCTTGGCAGTATTTCAGCTGGCTGGAGGGGTTGGAGAAAGACCTCAACCAGGTTTCTGA